In Zalophus californianus isolate mZalCal1 chromosome 16, mZalCal1.pri.v2, whole genome shotgun sequence, the sequence ACTGGTAGGACTTTATGTATGAATTTTTTCAATCAGAATGCATTCCTGCATTACTTATGTAACTAAGAATTAGAAAGAtgggtaaataaatgaaaagccaaATTATTCCCCGTGGTTACATCAGACAAGTGAACTGCCTGTTTTGTTTCCTCAGGGATTTTTGCCAGACCTGACCATGTTAAGATGACATACCCAGAGACTCAACTTCGCCATTTGCTGCCCTTATTGTTGATTTGTGACAATCTCCGTGACCCCGGGAACCTGGGGACGATTCTGAGATCTGCCGCTGGGGCTGGCTGCAGCAAAGTATTACTCACCAAAGGTCAGAGCACTGGATACTGGGTGGATCGGGTGGCCATTTGTAAGTGAGCTGGCTCTGAGGGTAGACACACGTGGTTTTGAGTCTTGGATCTGCCCCTTATTAGCTGTATGTCCGTGAGCAATATTCTGAGtgtcggtttcctcatctgtaatgtgGGCATAACAGAACCTACCTGGTAATGCTGTTTTGGCGATTGCGATGGTGCACGTGAAGTACTCAAGGCTCTCCTTGGCTCACATTAAGTACTTCAGGAAATGtggattatcttttaaaattattttgacatcTGCTAGGttattaaagaacttaaaatcaGTTGGGAAGAAACAGATGCCAGTTTTAACACTTCGTTTCAAGTCTTTTGTGTAATGATCTTGAGTTCCCAAAATGTTGGGCATATGACACCTTTCTAACTCTTGACATTCTGAATCTTGTGGAAGGAATGATACCGACAGAGTGTGATTATGAAATTGGGATGCATTTGTCTGAGCCTTGGGATGGGTCAAACACCCCCACACAAGCTAGCCTCATGACAATTTCTCTCCTGTCATCAGAAATAGGATGAgtagggagcgcctgggtggctcagtcggttagcatctgccttcggctcaggtcatgatcccagggtcctgggatccagccctgtgtcagggctccctgctcatcggggagcctgcgtcttcctctccctctgccccgtcatgctttcactctctcaaataaataaaatcttaaaaaaaagaagtaatgggATGAGTAGGCTTGGTTCTAAAGAGACTTGCCTAACACCTGGGACATACCTAAAAAAATGCCTCTTACAACTTGTGGGGACGGTGGGAGGGAGAGGATCATTCACTGTAAACTAGTAATGGTTCCCACTGCTGAGACTTGCCTCGGTTGCTCCTTTCAACCCTTCGCCCCCGTCCCACCTTGTTGGAATAGATGGAGTAGATGGAGAGATACCAGCATGAGACCGAGGTGCTGGGGTTCCATCATCAGGACCCCACTTAGCCACCCCGTCATTGAGCGCTCTGAGAGCCGGTGTGGTTTTGGAAGCGCACCTATATATTGCAGGCGGTGTGGTTTCCACGTTGATGGTGGTGGCGTTGGTGGTAGCGGCTatagaggaggtggggagggagtagGGAACACTTGTCATGGTGCCCAGGATGGAGGGCATGAGGGTGAGGGGGTTCATCTTTTGTCCCTTACTCCCCACCAGGGAGAGGGGTCAGACTGGATGGCTCCCTCCATGAGTCTtggcctctcctctgtccctcccttgcccccagcTTCTGGGTCCCTGCGGTGATTGGGAAAGCCCACCATTGGCACAATGTGTGGGCAGCGTTCCATTCTCTGtgtcttattttccatttcaaatctGGTTTGCCTCCTTACTGTCCTGAAGTTAGGTTAATTTTTGCAGTAACTTAGAATGCAGAGAGTTGTGCTAACGAGTTAGGGGCGGGCGGCAGGTAGGTGGTGGCCTGGCCCTGCTGCCTCCCCGTCCCGAGGTCCTGGGAAAGAGCGCGTGCGAGTGGCTGGGCTGAGCAGTCCTAAGAAGAGTTCTTTTAGGCTTCTTACTGTgctgtggcgggggtggggtggggggggcgtgcgcgtgtgtgtgtgtgtgtgtgtgtgtgtgtgtgagagagagagagagagagagagggagggagggagggagggaaggctgtTGCCTTGGCTCTCCCTGGATTACTGTTAATTGCCCCATCTACTTCCCCCTCTCTAGCAGCTTCCGGGCTCCAGTGCAGATTCAACATTGAAGCCAAATGGGCCTTTCCAAAGCATAAACCAAATTCTGTCACCACTTGGCTTAAAATCCTTCGACTAATGGATATCCTGTTGTCTAACGGATAAAGTCCCAAACTTCCTCAGCTTGGCTACCCACCCTCCTTTAAATTGGTCCTTGCCTGCCTCCTGTCTCATCTCCCACCGCGCCCCATCCGTTGTCGGCCAGATCACTTTGCTTACAGGGTTTGGGCTGTGGTGTTCTTCCCCACTTTGTAACTCCCCTGGCCTTTCTTTGACAGCTTCCTCCTGTCCTCCCAGATCCAGCTCAGGGTCATGTTCGGTGGGGTGTTTTTCCTGGGAGGTCCGCTTTGTTACAAGCGTTTTCTGTCACCCTGTTCATGGTGCTTTTACGTCAGTTACTGTAGTCATGTGTTTGGATATTGTCCCAACACCATCACCCACTGCCATGAGCCCCTCGAGACTGGGGACTTTAATGCTCTTTGCATCTCCTGTACAGTGTCTGGCCCAGATGGATGGTCATGTTGAAGGGATGAGAAAAGTCTGTGTCAGCACTAGCAGGAATTCATCCTGCGGTCCCTTGGCGGGCTGGACGCTGCCGTAATTGGGGAGGCAGAGGTCCCAGCTCTCAAGAAGGCTACAGTAGGacattttttgctttctttcctgatCCAGAATTAATCTGATTTACTCCACAGCCGCCTTGTCTGGGAAGGTTTATAATCCTAATTGGATCCTGTCTCTATTTTCTAGGCTGTGTGGATGCCTGGGAGCCCAAAGTGCTACGGGCAGCAATGGGTGCACATTTCCAGGTGCCCATCGTCAATAATCTGGACTGGGAAACCTTGCCCAACTACCTGCCCACCAACACGCGGGTCTACGTGGCTGACAACTGCGGCCTTTATGCCCAGGCCCAGAGGTCTGATAAAGCCAGTGACCACGGTTGGGTATGTGAGCGACGACTCTCGAAGTTACACAAGTATGAGGAAGAAGACGATGATCTAGAACCTGGAGCCAGTAGAGCCTGGCTCCCTGAACTTGAGGTCCAGAGTTATGACTTGGACTGGACAGAGGCACCAGCAGCTGTGGTGATAGGTGGAGAGACCCACGGCGTGAGCCTCGAGTCCCTGCAGTTGGCCGAGAGCACTGGGGGCAAGAGGCTGCTGATCCCCGTCGTGCCTGGTGTGGACAGCCTAAACTCGGCCATGGCTGCGAGCATCCTGCTTTTTGAAGGGAAAAGACAACTGCGTGTGAGGGCAGAACACTCGAGCAGGGACAGGAGTTACCACTGAGACGGAACATGGAAGTCAGTCCTTGGTTTGAGGGGGTCCCCGCCCCTCCTGCATTGTTAGGAGATAGGCAGAGTGGGTAACTGTGGCTTCCTAGGCCATATCCAGGGGGCAAGAGGTGGGCAAGACACTATTACATGGTTattggaaaaataagaatttccaTGAATCTCTGCTTATCCTCAAAAATAACAAGGGTGAGAATGCTTCTGAGATTCCCCCTGCTCCCTAACAAAACTTCCTCTTGAGAGAACCCAAAGATCAAGCATGACTCGTGCCCCAAGTGGTGGCAGAGTGGGATTGCTTTGATATGTTAGAGGGGAGAGGTTTTGGCAGGAACAGTCCCTTGGGTTGGCTGTGTTCTCCCTGGCGGACAGCCTGGAATCGCCACTCTGGTGCCCCACTGTAGTCTGGGCCTGCCCGGGGCTTCACACAAATGTCTGATGCAAGTGGCCCACACTTTGTTCTTGATACCCTCCAGGCCCTGTCAGCTTTTAGAAGGTAGGAGAGCCCACGAAGGCCGGGGCCTGGCCCTCTAGCTTCACAGAGCTGTAATGCTTGTCCCACCAATGGGCTAAGTCTGGGAGGCAGCTCAGGGACCTGTACCACTGAAGTCTGTTGGCATTTGTTCTCAACACCTTGGAAAAGTACTAAGAAAGCAGAGGTCACTAACGGGAAGTTCATGCCTTTCCAGCATGAAACGAGTCTCCTGCAGCTTTGTCCTGGATTATCGTTCCTGCTGATCCTCGTTACAAAATAAAGATCAATGAAAGCAACAAACCCTGTGCCTTGTTCCtgttaaaactgtaaaaaaatgtgtatctggGCACGTAATTCAGAGCCTATTTTATCATACTGGGTGAAAGAAATTTACATCCCATTCACTTTCTAGTCAGTGGCTTATGTACCGTGTCTCAGGAGTTCTTTCTGTATATTTGTGATGATAATTTAGCAGAAGAGAGcaagctttcctttctttaaaaagactagAGGGGAAGCAGGTGGTGGCGAAGTTCTTATTGAGTGATAATGGAAAATTGCTCTCTTGAATTCTTTTCCATCTTAaggccaacatttgttttttcaccACAGCCCCAGGAAatcagaataataaaatgagCAGTACATGACCAGCAATGGGCTCAGGGAAGCTGTGGGATGGTTGGCCCAGGGGCGCCTCACCTTCATGTGGCGCAAGCGCTGGGGGTGATTTCTGCCACGAGGTGGCAGCCGTGCTTCAAAACCACTCCCAGCCCCGAAGGGAGGGGTCGGGTTTTCCCGGACTCAAGTTGTTGGAAAGGAGTCCAGTGTCTCTCCACAGAGGGCATTCTGCAGGCCACTCATGTTCGGAGGGGCTGAGGGTAAAAGAGACCCATCCAGCTTCTCATTCTCAGCAGGATCTGAAGCCTAGATAGACGTCGGACCAAAAAACTAAGGAGGAATTGGACAGCGGGGAATTTGCTTGCAGCAAGAACAAGTGGCCCACCTTCTTCCTGTGAGTGGAACGTCTGGGAAAGCGCTGGGCAAATGCTGATGTCCCTGGACACCTGCAACTCCGCCTGGGGACCCTCACACCGGTTTGGAGCTTCGGGGCAGGGAGAGCTGCATTGTCCTTTCCTGGCCCCCGGCCCCAGCGGTCAGCTCGCCGGGAGAATCCTGTCGTTAAGACCCAGAGGGTGAGCCAGACCTCCAGGGACGGGTCTCGTTTCACCTGGGACCTCCTACCCCTCGCCCCATGGTTGATAGGAACACCCGATGTCCCCTTCCAAGCTGAGCTGCCTTTAGCTCCACTTTTGTCGTCTTGCCCCACGAAGACCCCAGCAGCAGCACCTCACCCAGGGTCCTGTGACTAGTGGTGAAAGCCACCAGCTGGGCTGCAGGGCCAGGGTGCCCCCCCACCTGGGGCCCAGCCCCTCAGCCCACCCCTCACCGGGAGCAGATCTGGCTGGCTCACTTAAACAATTTTAGGAAACACTCACGTAGACATCTTTAAACTCCAAGAACTTACATTCTGTCTTCATCAGTGAACACACAAAGCTAACAAGCTAGAAGCCAAATGAACGGATGAGCTCTTCATTGCTGTGGGCGACTGGAAGTCTGAACTAGGTTGCCACGTTACATCGGTGCAGCTCAGACGGAGCCCACAAGCCGGGCCGCCCTGGCTGGACTCGAGAAGCCGCAGCCAGGGCCAATGCTCAGAGGCCAAGCGTGACCGAGTCTGAATCCGTTAGAGATGGCATCAGTTCTCTTCCTCCGTTTCTATTGTAGGGAAGCTACCTTCTTCAGCCGAAGCTGCCTGTTTGGAGGGCCCTCCTCAAAGCTGTTGCTACTTCAGAACACAAGAAAGGAACAAGGGTTGGGGGCGCAGGGTGGACAGGGCCACAGCAGGCtctggcctcccagcctccctcaccTCTGCAAtggtggggcggcggggggaggggggtgcataCTGACTGCAGACCGGCAGAGTGGCTCCTGATTGGTTGGGGACTTCCTTCCACATCCTGTGATGTCCAAAGGAGATCTCGTTTTTTAGCCCTGGGTCCCAAGATCATGCCTCCTACTGTATCCTAGTTCTAGCCCCTGTGGCTGACTGGCTTGTGTGAGGCATGAGCACCCAGGAATCCAGACTTGGGGCTGCCTGCCTCCTTTGGGCTGCACACTGGCCAACAGGCTTGGGGACAGGCTTCCATGAGTTGGTGGTACATTATTTAATAGAAATTCAACAGTCCTTCAGAACAAGTCCTACCCAACTGCCAGTAACAGACTTCGTGGCTTGGGAAGTATTCCAAACCCCCAAGGGGCTGGGACACATGCCTTAaacaaagcagatttttttcatgctttcatGTTTGAGGCATGCCTAGGAGATCCTAATGTCCTATTTCCCCCACTAGAAGGAGAAATCCCAGCCATAAGTAGATGCAATATGAAATTTACCTACAAAGCGCCTCCCGTTTCCTGGAAAATATTTCCCGTGCACCATTTACTAACACTGAATAATCAAAAATGACGCTAACAGGGAACAGCCATTTGTCAACAAAGAATTTTCCCTTGGGCAGCCTGCTTTGGATGTAAGTCGTGGGGTGGGCAAAGAGGGATGCAGGTGAAGTGCTTACTTCTACACAGCTGCTTCAGGGAACTTGAAAGACCCCGAGCTCTGGGGCTCCGGGTCAGTCCTCTGTTTACATAGCACCACCCAAAAGAGCCACAGAGGGCCAGTGCGGAAGCTTCCCATGGTCCACATGAGGCCAAGTTCCAGTCCTATGGGGCAAGCATGGGCCTCCCCAGCTTGGCCTGGGGAAATGACTTATGATTAGGCTGTGCCTGCACCTGTGTACCCGGAGGGGGCTGGGCCAGGTGCCTGCTCAGATCTCTCTCAGAGCTACAATCCAAGTGTACAGGcgcatgtgcgcgcgcgcgcacacacacacacacacacacacacacacacacacacacacacacacacacacggtattCTCCCTaagctgacacacacacacacacacacagagaaacacacacacggTGTTCTCCCTAAGCTGATACCTGATTGGGTCCCGCTGATCTGATCTTGGACCATGGTTCTGTCTCTAGATCACTGCAGAACTCCACTGGCTACCCTGGAACGAGGCTACCCTGGAAAAAGGCGGCAGGAGGACAGAACAGCTTTTTTGTGTCTTTAATTAGGCAAGAGGCAAAAACAAAGTCTGGCTGAAAACTACCACTTGAAGCTTGGCTGATGCCAAAACAGTACTGGCTCCCTGTGCTTGGAGAAGTGAGAGCCACTGAATTTGAGGACACACTTAgagatggtgggtgggtgggtggaggcaggCAGCCACCTCACTCCTGGAAAGGAAGCTTTGGTTGCGCCCTGGCATTCAGCACTGCCCACTGTACATACCAATTCCAAACACATaccctttttttcttaaccagATCTTTATTGTTAGggacaggtaaaaaaaaatctcatctctgTTGTGGAAATGGGTAGAATCAGATCTGGAGGTCATTGTGGCAAGCACAAGATCTGGAACCCCAGGATGGCATTTTTACAGCCCACCTTCCTGCCTCAACCTGCTGGGGCGCGGGTTTCCCTTGTTGCTGACGGAAGCCCTTGAAGAGATCACAGCCGGGGTTTTAACCTGCTTCCAATTAGTGACAAGAATTAAGGTATTTTGTAGCCGCTTAGTGGGAATTAGGAAGCCACCCACTTCGTCTGCATCAAGAACTTTTAGGATCTCTGGCACCATTGAGACAGGATTTTGCTGGCATTGGTAAAGTGGTCCTCCCCCAGCGTTTCCCCTCAAAGCCGCCACATAAACCTAAAGCTTTTTTGTAGTAAACCTTCCCCTGATCCTAACCTACACACTCACTCTAAGGGGGGAATTCTGGTGGCAGGGAGCCGTAGTTCAGTCAGCGCCGTAAGGCCAGAGGACAATCACAGATGACCTAATTTTTCTGCTGCAGGGACTTACAGGGACCCCTCACTGGACTCTGTTCCTTATGCACCAGAAGAGAAGTAGTTGCTGAGAGAGACCACTTTTCCTCCAAGGCTGTCATGATATGGGACACAGGCAGAAATCCAAAGAAACCCATCTTCCAAGTGAGGTGGAGCTCACCTTGTCCCTGCATCCACCGCACACCCGGAGGAGACACAGGCAGGGTTTCCAGAGAAGCCCCTAGCCCAGGCTAGAGCTAGGGCTGAGGGTCTCCAGCTATTGCCCGTTCTTCACAGGGAGACCTGCGTGGGATTCCTCGTTTCTGCAACTGGCCTCCTTGGGCTTCAGAGCACTTGCTCCCCCTATGGGGAGGGAATGAGCGCCAGTGTCCACAAGGAGGCCTGTGACCGGAGAATCCACCCTCCGCCAGCACAAGTGGAACCAGGAGAGATGGCAGCCAGAGCTCCGGCAGGGATCTGCCTCTGGTGCTCTAAGCCAAAGGAACTCCTCGGCTTCAGGCGACCAGTTCTCGATAATTCTGGAACACAGCTACTAAGGTAGCCAAAGAAAGTCAAGAGGATCTTGTatgctcccccccaaccccctccccagagcccagcactaCAAGCAAAAAGATCTGTCATTAAGCACAGGAAAGGCCAAGTCGTTGATAATGTCCAGAGATGCCTGCTTTATTTCTTACTAGGTAGTTGCATTTCAGGCTTACGCCATCAAGTAACTAATTACCAACTAACTTTGTGCCTCTGAACTACTCATCAACAATCCAATTCAGCAAGGAGCAGTGGTGTCAACAGCTGGTGGGGGGCCGGGTTTTCCAAATCGGTGGTCTTGGCTGACAAGTGGAGCCAAGGGTAAGGCCTGTGATCGTATGAAAGACCCTAACACCTGGTTGAGAGAGGCCCAAACCCCGTGAACCCCAGGCAAAGCCCTCCACCCCAAGTGCCAAGGACACAACTGTTATTGTCCTTCTGTGGGAGCCAAGCTACTGGAGCCTAGCCGAGGGGATCCAAGGCCTACTTTTAGTGGACACGTCCTCTGCTCCCACTGCCACCCTACGACACAGCTCCTTGTGCTGGTTCTTAGGGAAAAGCTAGGCTTCTGGcaatttcttgtctctttttagttctgctttgaaaagaaaagagggatgaCGGGTAACCAAAGGCGGACACAGGCACCTGGGCAAAGCCGCAGTGGCCCCAGGCCCCGAGCCAGAGGTCTGCGCTCTCCTCTAAGGACACAGCGCTGGGTGCCTCTCGGGAAGCTGTCCAAGGGGGAAGAATTCATCAACAAAATTCCAAGACAGTAGAGGCTGTTCGTATGAGAAGGCAGAAACTTGGAGAAGGTAAGATCCAGGAAGAAAGACGTAAGGAAAACACGAGAAGCTCTTTCTTATCACGTGGTAGGAGCTCAGAAGAAGCAGTTACTACATGAATCATTACCAGAGCTACTGTTTCTCCCAAGAAGGAACACGAGCTTCCTTCGCGATCTTGCGATCCCCTGGCCCGAGAACTGACTGCCCAGCTGGTATTTTTCCCTCACAACAGGATAGACGGACTCACTTAGGAGAAAGGCCGTTCCCGCCAGCAGCTCCGAGCCGAGGCCTCGCGAGCCCGAGGCCCTTTCCCTGCTCCACCCGCACGTACGGACGTGCGTCACTGCGCCGGGCCCGGGCCCTGCGTGCCGTGCGGacgccgggggcggggccagagcGCCGGGGCGCCGTCCCTTCACGCTCGCTCGGCACAGGACCAGCGGGTACGTACTGCACCGAGAGCCAGCGACCGGGAGCGCGCTGCAGTCCTGGTTCTGGCCGGGTTCTGCCAGCCCCGTGGGTCCCAAGCAGAGCCTCCAGACACGGTGGGTTCTTGTGCTGCGGAGAGGCTGTGCACCTTAGGGTGCTGGCTGAGGAGTTAATGCAGAAAACAAGGCACCACAGAGAggttggacacttgggttgtgtGATTCGGGACACGCTGGAAAAGTCcaagggtggagggaaggaaggggaggaggaagaggagaagaccGAGTTTTAAATAACGTCTCCTGAGGCTGGAGCCCCCCCTAGATGGGCTCTGGTTTGAGCTTTTCTGCTAGGAAGTCATTCACAAAGGCCTCCACAATGGCGGGGGTGATCTCCTCCACGTCCATCACGTACTTGGCCCGGGCCGACATGTCCAGAATGGTGAGCAAAGGGGCAGCCTCGGGCAGGTTGGTGTAATCGCGCAGGGAGTCAGTCATGTCATCCTGGAAGTcaccagagggaaagaaaacgaGTAAGTCTTCCAGAAAGAGGATagagtccccccccccacccccgtcccctccgACGGCATGGAAAGCCGCCACTCAAGTGCCCCGAAGAGTGGGTGGCCCTCCGGGAAAGATGGACTCTCAGAACAGGGAGCAGTGGACTCGACCCTGCCTTGGAGGATTCTCTCTGCATCTCCCCAGACCACCAGACAAGTCCTCTCTCTTCATTAGCACAAAAGCAACTTCAACGTGTCCTCTGCTTGCTAACAATGTGTTGTCCTTTAATGACTTCCTTTTGCCATTACCTCTCAATTATTTGCAGCCCCACTGTGGATGTCTGAGGCCAGTCTCGACTTCCAGCTCTGGAATGATGTGAACAGAAACGGCtcactgtccccaccccacccctgaggTTCAGGGGGGCAGGAGGTGCACAGTCAGTTCTGAAGACAGGGCTCCTGAAGCTGCCACAGGTGCCTGTACTGATCATACATTCCCACGGACTGTCCAGGTGAATTTCCCTTATTAAGGATAAAAGCAAACCCAGAAATCCAAAGACTAGTGGAAGAGTTTGTAAGGGAGCAACGATCTGAGATTACCTCTCAGGCTACCGTCCCCCCCATTTGGTAGAGAGCAGGTGACGGACTCCATACACCCACCCAGAGGCTAGGTCACTATAAAACACACGCAGCCTTCTGAACTGGATGAAGACCCAAGTGCCTCTGCACAGGAAGGGCTTGGGGCATCCTGGCCTTAAATGCTGGCGAGCAGGAGGCACGAAATCTACCACTCACTGGtttctcagacaaaaaaaaacaaaccaaaaaccattCCTTTCTCAAAGGGCAGATCTTTAGGCAGATGATTAGAAATGGCATACACTTCCGGCAATGATGGGTGATTCAGCATCTGTGGCACTGTTGACCCCACCCAGGCCCTCCGTGTGGGTTAATAAATGATCTTCATGATAAATCAGAGGGGAGGCACCTGGACGACGACGGCTGTACATCGAATTCCCATTAGGAGGCCTGGGCCAAGCTGAGCACAGTGCtgggcccctcccctctccctcggAGCAAACCACAGGGAGATGAATTTTAACGGCTACTAAGGCTTCAGATGGGATGACTTCTGCCTGTCTGAGCAGGGGGGATCACGACAAACACCCTTAGccctgggaggagtgggagagggccaGAGTCCTGGCTCAGAGGTGCCCCGTCGGTGCTCGATGACCCAGCACCCCGCGCCCATCCCCTTCCATGCCACCTGGCTTCTGAGCATGAGGCCAGAGAATTGGACCAAGAGAGCTGCCGAGGTCAGGAGCCCAGGTGAAGTGCACAGGAAGGACACGACAGCCAGGCGAGGAGCTGGACAGTGGATGACTCTgtcagaccctcctctgtcctgGTGCAGGCATCCtgccccccagggcctggccaccTGCCAGACCACGTGGACAGAGGAGTGAGAACACTACTTATGGAGTCTTACTGACCTCACATTCAGTCTTCTGCACCCCCTACTAAACGTGTGGCTTTGATAAGTCACTTCTGTGAGCCCAGGCCTTGTCCCCTGTAAAATGGATTCAAGAACGGCTCACATGGGGCAGGTGCAAGCCAGCAGGTGAGTCGGCAAGGATGCACACCCCGGCCGGCCGACCAGAGCTGGGAGCAGACCTGAGAGCTGTCTGGCTCTCTCCAAGCCTcgctttcctcatctgtgaaacagaatGACGCCATTCCCAGTCCGAGAGGTGAGGAGCAAATGGGAGGGTGCCGGTGATGCTCGGCTTGCTGCCTGGTGCATAGAAGACCTGCAAATGCGCCTTTTCAGCCATGTTCCTAATGCACTTACTGGAGCTCCCCAGCCCCAACCCTGCCCCTGGCTTGGCCCCTTCTGTTCCACACCCATCTTTTCTCTCACAGCCATTTGA encodes:
- the MRM3 gene encoding rRNA methyltransferase 3, mitochondrial isoform X2, whose translation is MAARVNGLGWATRPLLRVVQTWCLDGRRWVRALRRNPVRVVFPSGQVVERKPGPGKQPRRAAAEASPSEQRPKQPLQVSPSQTPCTWEESGLRYDKALPGDRRLSVMTIVKSRPFREKQGKILLEGRRLIADALKAGAVPKVFFFSRLEYIKELPIDKLKGVSLIKVKFEDIKDWSDLVTPQGIMGIFARPDHVKMTYPETQLRHLLPLLLICDNLRDPGNLGTILRSAAGAGCSKVLLTKGCVDAWEPKVLRAAMGAHFQVPIVNNLDWETLPNYLPTNTRVYVADNCGLYAQAQRSDKASDHGWVCERRLSKLHKYEEEDDDLEPGASRAWLPELEVQSYDLDWTEAPAAVVIGGETHGVSLESLQLAESTGGKRLLIPVVPGVDSLNSAMAASILLFEGKRQLRVRAEHSSRDRSYH
- the MRM3 gene encoding rRNA methyltransferase 3, mitochondrial isoform X3; the encoded protein is MTYPETQLRHLLPLLLICDNLRDPGNLGTILRSAAGAGCSKVLLTKGCVDAWEPKVLRAAMGAHFQVPIVNNLDWETLPNYLPTNTRVYVADNCGLYAQAQRSDKASDHGWVCERRLSKLHKYEEEDDDLEPGASRAWLPELEVQSYDLDWTEAPAAVVIGGETHGVSLESLQLAESTGGKRLLIPVVPGVDSLNSAMAASILLFEGKRQLRVRAEHSSRDRSYH
- the MRM3 gene encoding rRNA methyltransferase 3, mitochondrial isoform X1; the encoded protein is MAARVNGLGWATRPLLRVVQTWCLDGRRWVRALRRNPVRVVFPSGQVVERKPGPGKQPRRAAAEASPSEQRPKQPLQVSPSQTPCTWEESGLRYDKALPGDRRLSSVMTIVKSRPFREKQGKILLEGRRLIADALKAGAVPKVFFFSRLEYIKELPIDKLKGVSLIKVKFEDIKDWSDLVTPQGIMGIFARPDHVKMTYPETQLRHLLPLLLICDNLRDPGNLGTILRSAAGAGCSKVLLTKGCVDAWEPKVLRAAMGAHFQVPIVNNLDWETLPNYLPTNTRVYVADNCGLYAQAQRSDKASDHGWVCERRLSKLHKYEEEDDDLEPGASRAWLPELEVQSYDLDWTEAPAAVVIGGETHGVSLESLQLAESTGGKRLLIPVVPGVDSLNSAMAASILLFEGKRQLRVRAEHSSRDRSYH